In Panthera leo isolate Ple1 chromosome E3, P.leo_Ple1_pat1.1, whole genome shotgun sequence, a genomic segment contains:
- the NUDT16L1 gene encoding tudor-interacting repair regulator protein isoform X1, which translates to MSAAVPELKQISRVEAMRLGPGWSHSCHAMLYAANPGQLFGRIPMRFSVLMQMRFDGLLGFPGGFVDRRFWSLEDGLNRVLGLGLGCLRLTEADYLSSHLTEGPHRVVAHLYARQLTLEQLHAVEISAVHSRDHGLEVLGLVRVPLYTQKDRVGGFPNFLSNAFTSTAKYQLLFALKVLNMMPEEKLAEALAAATEKQKKALEKLLPSSS; encoded by the exons ATGTCGGCGGCAGTGCCGGAGCTGAAGCAGATCAGCCGTGTGGAAGCTATGCGCCTGGGGCCGGGCTGGAGCCACTCGTGCCACGCCATGCTGTACGCCGCCAACCCCGGGCAGCTTTTCGGCCGCATCCCTATGCGCTTCTCGGTGCTG ATGCAGATGCGCTTCGACGGGCTGCTGGGTTTCCCCGGGGGCTTCGTGGACCGGCGCTTTTGGTCTCTGGAGGACGGTCTGAACCGGgtgctgggcctgggcctgggctgcCTGCGCCTCACGGAGGCCGACTACCTGAGCTCGCACCTGACCGAGGGCCCGCACCGCGTCGTGGCGCACCTGTACGCACGGCAGCTGACGCTGGAGCAGCTGCACGCCGTGGAAATCAGCGCGGTGCATTCGCGCGACCACGGCCTGGAG GTGCTGGGGCTTGTGCGGGTTCCACTTTACACCCAAAAGGACCGAGTTGGTGGCTTTCCCAACTTTCTGAGCAACGCCTTTACCAGCACTGCCAAGTACCAGCTGCTCTTCGCCCTCAAGGTGCTCAACATGATGCCCGAGGAGAAGCTGGCTGAGGCTTTGGCTGCTGCcacagagaagcagaagaaagccCTGGAGAAGCTCCTCCCATCTTCCTCCTGA
- the NUDT16L1 gene encoding tudor-interacting repair regulator protein isoform X2, which yields MSAAVPELKQISRVEAMRLGPGWSHSCHAMLYAANPGQLFGRIPMRFSVLVLGLVRVPLYTQKDRVGGFPNFLSNAFTSTAKYQLLFALKVLNMMPEEKLAEALAAATEKQKKALEKLLPSSS from the exons ATGTCGGCGGCAGTGCCGGAGCTGAAGCAGATCAGCCGTGTGGAAGCTATGCGCCTGGGGCCGGGCTGGAGCCACTCGTGCCACGCCATGCTGTACGCCGCCAACCCCGGGCAGCTTTTCGGCCGCATCCCTATGCGCTTCTCGGTGCTG GTGCTGGGGCTTGTGCGGGTTCCACTTTACACCCAAAAGGACCGAGTTGGTGGCTTTCCCAACTTTCTGAGCAACGCCTTTACCAGCACTGCCAAGTACCAGCTGCTCTTCGCCCTCAAGGTGCTCAACATGATGCCCGAGGAGAAGCTGGCTGAGGCTTTGGCTGCTGCcacagagaagcagaagaaagccCTGGAGAAGCTCCTCCCATCTTCCTCCTGA